ctgccgcccctttctgactgccaCCCCAAGCCGACCCTGCCACTGCAAAATCCATTTGCATGTTATTTCTATGCTGACTTCATGAATTTTGAAGTGTTAGGAGTCTCATAACAGAATTGATGGACAGCTCTGAAATGCTGTGTTTGACCACAAATGGAGTCAGTCCTGTATTAGGCAGCATTCATTACCTGCAAATATTACTGCATTAGGCACCATATTAAAGGACAAAATGCATATTTTCACTTTCTTAAAAAATGTCAGACAAAAGTATTAGGTGAAGGGAAAcacagtgatgaagaatccagaAAACcatgccagtgaggttatccaaCATTTAGCGCACAAAGGTTTACAAAGCTAACAgcttaaattggaaaaaaatgatgaaaattgGTTGTCTTGATTGCTGCCTGTCAGAAAATGCCTAGACCAGTGATACTCTGACTGAGGCTCgcaagccacaagtggctcttcaatgcatctcctgcggctctttgcagcacatgctattaaaacactgtgtgatttaattattaacccatctaagttattaaccaatcaggatgcttttactatgttattagccAATTGTAATTGATAAAAtgatacttggtcagtcattttgctggaagaataaaattaaattactccactggatgcatccgatgaagtgatctgtacctcactaaagcttatgctcaaataaattggttagtctctaaaggtgccacaagtcactccttttcttttaacacacaGAGTGAATTCACacaactgtggctcttttgggtaatgctgatcgttaatttggctcctgagccactgaggtctgagtgtcACTGGCCCAGACCCTTCCGCCATGAGCAGCAATATTTTCAGATGACATGCACCCTGTGCATGATGAGAAGTTTGCCACAACAGCTGGGAGGTAATCAGTCATTCAGGCCTTATCTAGAAAGGTTTCATCAGTCACTCTGCTCTGTTCTTATTCTGCTGCTGGTAAAGTAGGTACGTATTTAAAGTGACGCACATACTGTCCTTGGTGTCTATGATTAAAGGCATTAAAAATTGATCAAGTAAAGTGAATCCTTTTCACTTCCTCTACAATTGCTTCATTTAGATGTCTGAAATAGCACACACTTAATATGGCTTTAACTGCGCAATcgcaaaaacaaaaaccttttaatGCTCAGGAGTCCATTTCAGTTTGGATTTAGGAcccccccctttctctccccatcaTCCAAAGGAAGCAAAGATTGACTAGCTTATTGACTAGTCATTTACTCCAGTGGGACTAATCCCTTTCTTCCACCACTCACCTTGATTTAGGAAGTTAATGGCTTTCATACATGCATACTCCTCATTGCTGACCTTCAACTGGTTAAATTTGCGGTAGAGGTAGATCAGCCGTTCCATCACCTCCATTCCCTCTTCACTGAATCTGAAGGAAAGGGAGACTGATGTACACAACAGGGTACTCAAAGAGGAGAGGCCCTTTGCAATTAAACAGTAGGGAGCTTAGTGACTTACTAAAACTCTATGGCGCTTAAAATACTTTAATACCTTGCATTATAAATCAGAGACCCAGAAGCTTCAGGTCTGTTGACACTCTTCATGAGAAGCAAAACTGGTTACAAGGTGATTCAGAACAACATATTTGCCAGTTACATCAGACCTTTAAGGAAAATGGGGATTTTGTGGGTGCACATTGGTGTATATTGGCATAGCTGCTTGTGGACATGTGATGCCTGGTCATGGTATTAGGTTGCTATGACTGGGAGAAACAAGTATTAgaagtttctggctctgccaatgatTTATTGCATGACCCTGGACAAGTTACTAATCCTGTTGTTTCAATTTCCCCATATTTAAATGAAGATATTTCCCCACCTCACAAGCtcgttgtgaggcttaattcactaGTTTGTGAAATGGGATGATCCTTAGACAGAAAGCTCTGGGGttgtgcaaagtattattattattattatacactCAGTAATAGTTATACTGTATTTTATGACCCATCAACTGTGCAGGTCCATCTAGGAAGTTTGGTGAAATCTATACGACTTCCAGCTAAATTATAGTTATTCACTATTACAAGGTGTCCATCATAAAATGCGGGCTGCAGGACAAAGGAAGGGTTGAAAACAGGGACAGGAAAACCTCAAAAGCTTTAGTGGTTTTCTTCAGATGATATTTTTCAGAAGCTCTTATTTAGAAATTAGTCTAGAAATTTGGAAAGAATAGACTGTccctcctgttcctgctgctcatCTTGGAACAGACACAGCAAAATCAGGCTTGCCTTGCCAGGTTCACTATGTGCTAAGTATCTGATGGTTGGTCCTGGACACCCTAGGCCTTCACGTTGGATCCAGGGCACTCATTTATCACATTACATCTGCCTGCTTCAACACAGCCACTTGTTCTTAAGGCtttatacaggaaaaaaaaaaaatcacgccaTCCTCCTCCACTCACCTTCCCAGCACTTccccagttctctctctcagctccagcCCTCTTTTAGCTGCCATGAGCCCTCCCCAGCTTGAACTTTTCTCCTAGACATGCAGGCTGTAGGAATAGGGTGTTAGAACATCTCAGGTGAGATGTTCACCGGTCACACAATGTGGTCATGTCATGACTACAGGTGATATAAACGTGATCTCTTTGTCCCATTTGTCCCATTTCCAACAGCGTGGCTGCACTCCGCCATGTCAGAATGAAACTGCACATGGAGGGCACATGGATATGTGCTGATGTGCAAAGCTTCAGATGTGAGCTCTAAACTAGCAGGTGAGCAGGAGATTACATGCAAACGTGGGAGTCTGATGCATGAGAGAGAAAACGTCCAAGCAATTTTAGAGTTAGGAGGAGGTGCTGAACTCTTTCcaagaaaagaaaacacacaagGTACGTGTAGCTTGCTTACAACAAGCTGCAACTCTCTCTCTGAGCTAGGACACTTGCCCAAAGAACTCGCTAATGGGGAGGGACGTGTAATATAGTAGGTTAGGAAGGGCTCACAACAGTCCAGTGAGTGCAGTTTCTTAAGAGCTATGGGAATGAGCTCAATGGAAACTCTGTAGTGAAGAGTCCTAGTCCCATAGGGAGTCCTAGATTTCTGCAGGAGGAGTCTGAGAGGACCTCTGCTTGCAGGTGACTGGATCACAGGACAGTAGACAAAAAGATGGCATAAGTGACATTCATGAGGAGCTGAAGGTACAGATCGCATATTTCAGTGTTCTATTTGTGCAAATGGCCAGTAGCCATTCCTGCTACATGGGGTTTAAAGCAATAAAGACTAGTTTGGAAGAAATAGCACATTGCACAAATCTTTAGCAGTGAGACAGAAGTGTTCAGGAAAGCTTCAGCTGTGTGTTCTGGCATTATACAGTACACAACCAGAGCATAGCCAGAAAGCCATCTCTgaacaaaaacagaagaaaaataaaacccccCTTCACTGAATATCATCTTATTTTGGCACGTGTATTTGTTTACTTCAAAGTTATTTGTAAAATGCATGGTGGAGTTTGGCCTCAGAGAAGAGAAAACAAGCTGTCTGAACTTTAGGTCAGTTCTTCGGGGAAGTAATATTGTAAGTGATGAAAGCCTTGTCGGCTAATCTAAAGTTGTACAATTTTCTTGCTCTCAACTTGACATTAAAAATCCTGCAGGTGCAAGATTGCAAAGCTCAAAAAGTTAATGAGCACAAAGACCACTCACAATCCTCTGCTGGGTCTAATTGTTTTTTGAGCTTGCACATTTTTACCAACCACTCGTCACTTCCATAAATCCAGGAGAGCTCCTCTCTCATGCTTGCAGAAGAACAGTCTTGGTTTTCTGTGCATGCCTTCCTCCCCTTTCCAAACAAAGCTGCTCTGTTTTGCACAGCCCTGTTCCTTCTGGAGCACTGACTCCTCCACACGCTGTCTGCCTCACAGCTTTTACACCAGTCTACCTCCTAGCTGTGTATGAGCAGGAGTGACAGTAAGCAGTTTAAGCTGCCAtgcattttatttgcatttttactAGACTCCAGAGATTTAAACATTAGATCTAGAAAACAAACACCATTTTGCCAGCAGTTTAAATCAGAATTAAAACATGAAAAAGTTGATGATATTCATTCATTTTTCATCTACTTATATACAGGCAGTCACGGTTATAGCCCGGTACAGAAATAAACTACAACCTTCTAAGTGCCAGGGCATCTTAGATCAGCATATTGTTTTAAATTGGCTAACAGACAACATGAATCTCAGACAACGGCAGTCATTCATGAATATTGGAGAATCATTACGGTGAGCCGCTCTACCATGAAAAGAGAGCCAAATAAAACCCTCTGTTACACCCAGGTAACCCCAGTGAACTCACTGGGGTTACACTGGTTTATATGAGAGGATCATGCAGACCTATGTTTCAATGAAGAGTCAGTGACTGCTTCAGAAGAGATGGCCTCTGGTGTTACTTGCTGGAGATGCAAGTAAAGAGCACTGCTTTTGTACCCCAGGCGGACAGCTGGTTGATAGAAATGACCGTTACAAAGCCAAGAGTAACTCGGAGTGCAAAAGGCACTTTGAGCAGCACATGCTCATTAGGGCAGTGCTGAGCTGGCCAGGGGCTGGTGCAGCAACCTAGCTCTCTGTCAGACTTGTGAAATCCCAGAGTCCAGTAAGAGGCTGACCAGGAGGAAGAAACACCACACACTGATTTAGTAATTaaagataaaaaagaaaaggcaaggcGTAgttttgggggagagaaaacatctTGAATAAGCCTAGAGCTGCTCCTTTGCTGGCTAGGTGTTGAAGAGTCAGGGAGGAGCCAGCCAGGGACACTTGGCTCCCACAGAAGACAGGAGGACAGGAGTGCACTTGCATGAGCGCTGCTAAGACTTTCGCTCTAATACACAGCTTAGTATTGTTACGACTGCCCTGTTGCACATGGATATTTAAGCTATAAATAAAATGCTCACTCTGAAATAAGATGACTGCATGACTGAGTGGGCACTTGCACACGTAGACCCCTCAGCTGGGCACCACACACAACACTCCTCCTTCCTCCCAAATGGCCTGGTAAAGCTACATTTCCACTTTTTTGCTAACATCAATTAGTGATAGTTTAAATGCTGAATCAGTAACTGAGGTTAAAGGAACCATTCCACTGTCAAAACATATCTATTATTTTAACCCCTTGGATAAATACACAGATCTTCTCTAAAGCATCCCTGAGGCTGGCAGGTTAGAAATTGGCAGAGTCGGAAGGGTTAAGAAGACTCCTTTATTATCTCTCTTTCATTTTGGGTCTGCCTCATATTTTATACACGTCAACTTTTGGGGCCTTGAGAGGGAGAGCTTGAGCATAAGCAAACCTGCACACAGGAGTAAGTGCTTGGCTCTCGCTGTGAGATTCCTCATTGAAGCTGCACTCGTTGCACTTTGAATGTCTTTATTAGATCACGGATTATTTATAAAATGACACTCAAGATTTACCATCCTATAATTACCATGGCACAACGACCAGCTCCAGCAAGGGCAGAGCCACAGAAGGTCAAATATTAACAGGGAGGCTGGGCAGCCAGTTAAGTAAATCCTGCAAATGTTCTGTCACAATGCTGTCAGTCTCTCTGCTATCCAAACAAGAATCGTCTGGGACTCGGActacagaagaaagaaaactgaCCAAGATGATGAATTAAAGGCAGGTCATCACTTGGAGCATCAGATAGCACTGTTTCCTCTGCAGTGTCAGCTAAGTTGCAACATCATTAAATTTATGTAATCAAAAACAATGAAATAGCAATTAATAACATAATATTGTGGAAACAAGGTCACTAGCTGTGTGATCAGTTCTTCATTCTCCTTCTAACTGGGAAGCTTTGCGAACAAGTTTTTGTCATTTTGTATCTCGGGgttatttacaatatttatataGTATTTCTTTGAGCCTGAGTAATTCCTCACATAAAGGGGCTCTCCTCTGAATCCTAGGGTGAAGAAAGGAAGAATTTCTATGGGAAAACTGGCCTTGACACTAGGTTATCACTCTCTGCTTTTCTTCAGAATGCTGGGAAAAATCTGTATTGTTCGAGGGGGATCTTCAGTAGTTAAAAGGAACTACACAGATGAAACTAGAACTATAGGGTACAGCTGCTCAGTCTTGTGCCATATTCTTTTTTGTGCTACGTGCAGGGATTACTCCCAATTTGTGCCCCTCTTCCTTACCCTCACAGCATAAGTACTGTGTGTGCTACAGTGCGTCAGGCAAGGCCACAGGAGCAAGCTTTTGCTGGTTGATTGGGTTAAAACATCTAGAAATGGATCATTTTACCCcaaatttttgtttaaagttcACTGCACTTTAATTTCATCAGGTCTTAATATCAACCCTGAGGAAACAACTAATAAAAAGCAATCTGAAATAATGCACTGAAGCATCTTAGAGAGTTTCAGAAAAATGCTTAAGAAATCTGCCATATTCCATCAGAATAGTTGGGGCAAACTTCTGTGAACTATATACGCTCAGACGGATGTGAAGAAAATGAAACCAGCCATTTCAATGACAAAAGTAAACTGAAGTCATGGGATCTCTCCCTCTGATCTCACAGGATCTGCCCTTTTTCCCATCTCAGGTTTCAAAAGGATATTTCAAATTGAGAATTATTTAAGGCCTCGTCTACAGTTTGAGCCCTGATGTTAAATTAGCACAGAAACTCTGCGTAGACTAGCTCTAGATGAGTCGTCTTAAAGGAGACATAAGTTTAAACCCGACATTTATgttttatacaaataaaaattggAAGCTTGCGAGAGAGAAATCCTCATTTAAAAAGAAcggtatttttttaaactaagagatttTTGAACATTTCCCTGAGTACAGGGAAATCCAAACATCACAACCACGTGGCAAGAGCAAgggccatgattttcaaaagtgatggcAAAGCTGATTGAAATTTTGAGTTGTGATTGTGAAATCACAAGTCACTAGACTAGATGTCTTTCCTTAAAACTCAAAATCTGGGCACTCAAAACTGAAAGCGAAATGGACTCGTTTAATTTCACAGTCCCAAGTGAAATGAAGTGTAAACAAACAGCAGAAGTGGCGCTGGTAGGTTGTAAGAACATCACGTGTGCTAGGAATGCAGATAAGGCATATTTCACATAtctagggtctgattttcagaagtgctgagtctCCATAtctccagttgaaatcaatgaactgtgggggctcagcacctctgaaaaccaagccAATGCTATGAACCTCAAAAGGGTCCTTTAATACAAGAGCTACATCCCCATTCATAATTCTTCACACCAGCTAAGGCTTTGTAGGATTTAAATGTTGCAATGTAACAGACTTTTGACTTTCTCCCATTTATGTCTGTCACCCTTGAGAGCAGAGCTGAAATGACATTCCTCAGCAAGCTAACTTGAATGGAGCACACTGAAAGGAGGCCAACCTGTGCacagaaagagtccagcggagggcaacaaaaatgattaggagactggaacacatgagttatgaggagaggctgagggaactggggatgtttagtctatggaagagaagaatgaggggggatttgatagctgctttcaactacctgaaagggggttccagagaggacggctctagactgttctcagtggtagcagatggcagaacaaggagtaatggtctcaagttgcagtgggggagatttaggctggatattaggaaaaactttttcactaggagggtggtaaaacactggaatgcgttacctagggaggtggtggaatctccttccttagaagtttttaaggtcaggcttgacaaagccctggctgggatgatttaattggggatcggtcctgctttgagcagggggttggactagatgacctcctgaggtcccttccaaccctgatattctatgattctatgacaaggtTTTCCGGAGAGAGTCGATTCTTTCTATTACAGTTTTGAGTAATTGCCCACCTCCGCAAATAGACTTTAAGTTTCAAATATCTAAATGGCTTTCAGGAGATGGAGAGGCCTAAGGACAGCATTGGGGTTAGGGCTGCAGGCAGAACAAAGGGAATGCACCCTACTCCTGGGGAATGGCAGGCATCACTCCCTAGGCAACCCTTCGGCAGCTGATTGACAAGATCCAGAGGGCgttccacacaaccaaccccacgCAGGGATTTTGAGATGGGTAGAAAGGGAAGGTACCCCTCCTTTGCTCACATGCTCCCCACCAAAAATTTCTTCTCTTAAGCAATGATCCCTACACATACATATAAAAGATTTCAGAGTGATTTACAAGGGTGGGGACTATAATCCTTTCATACCAAGATGGAAAGTGAGATGCCAGCTGAGAGACTTGTCCAAGGAtaaacagtgagtcagtggcagagccaggaacagaccctcttcccccccccccgatccccccaACCCAAATGACTAGATACTGCTACAGCCCCAGAAGATTTAACCCACCACCTCACCTGTGCAGCTCATCATCAGAGGGAGAGTACTTGGAGGTTACATCAGCAAGGTCACCAAAGATCTGTTTACTGTAAACGGTTAGTGAGGACAGCAGAATCAGCTCCTGCCATGTGGAACTTAGCAGGCAAGTATAGTCCTTGATTGAGAGTTCACAGAAGAATGGCAGCTTCTTAATCCAAGCAATCTGCCTGAAAAGCAACTCATCTGCAAGACGACACAGCAATGCAAACAGCTCTGCCTGAGTCACTTTATACCTGCAGTAACAGTTAATAGGAAAAcataaaaatggattaaaaacattGGAACACAAGGCACCAGGACAACAAGATAACATCTGCGTGTGTCTTAATTCCTGGTGACCACAGTGTCACCCAGTGGTGAGAACAGCGACTGACTGCTGGCTTTTCTGCTCCTGAGCCCACAGATAGCAGGTGATGAAAGGTACCATCCCTGCACCTgtgtttttccccaaagaagaatGCCATCCCTGCAGATGCTGACTGAACCTAACTAGCAATCTTCTCATTCTAccagcagctctgctctcaggaaGCCTCCTGCAGTCCTGGATACCAGACAAATtaacaagctgctgctgcttcccattTACAAGGGAAGCGGACGCTGTACTCCAGAGATGTGCAAAATATTATGCAAAGAACAGAAAAGTGATTTCACTTGTGAAATAGATCCTCTCAGCCTACAGACATTAGCATCACAGTCTCAGCTCTAGCCCTTGGATGACATTCTTTGGCTACTGGCTTCAGAATCAGGCATAGTTTATTTAATTACCTATACACATGCAAAATTAAGAGATCTGTAAATACAATGTTATTATGAATTTAAATACTCAAAAGGTGTTCCCCCAATAACACTAATTTATGCACGTTCCATGTGCTGTGCATACAGAGACAGTACCGGCATTACAATGGAGTGGCTCAGGGCAGCCTCACTCCACCAAATCACGTGCACTTACCCATCTTCAATAAGCATTGGAGTGCCAAGTGGTTCCAGGTCCTCAGCTGACACTAACTGATTGATAAGACTATGTGATTGGGGATCTAGGCTTCGGGTCTGTGGGGGCATCAGAGCTGAGTGAGCAGAATAGTTAAAAAGGTGCGGTAGGTACTGATAGTGCGTGGACACTGGAGTCCCAATATATTGATCCCTGAGTGCAGTGAATCCATTCAGCTCCACAGACCTACTGAAAAGGGAAGATCTATTTAATAGACTGGACAAACTCCATCTAATTCATTACAATCTTTCATCCAGCTCAGGGACAGATGGAAATAATGCTtcacagaaaagaaaagggatGAAAAATCCCTTCTGGTTAAATTCTGTGGTGAAAGCAATCAAGAGCATGCAGACAAGCTGCTTCATACTTGCATCATGTCCAGCCTGACCTCCATGCTAGTTCCATTTACCGTGATTTTCTAGAAACTCTGCCGCTTAGAAAGCATTCTTAGATTAAATCACATAGCCAAGGTTTGTGCTAAGCATTTCCATCTCTATTTACTGAAAGGCCCAGAATTTAGGTTTGTGAATAAAAAGGTTTACAAAACCtatgaataaaaacattttcatttacatttttaaaacaactgaTAATGgaagagtatgtgtgtgtgggggggacggaaagagggctggggcgggggggggtggtggtggtggtttggcaTTTAAACATTCTTTCCCGTGTTTGCAACCCAAGTACTGAAACAATGTGCTAGGGGACGGGAACCTGAGAGTAACACAAACTATAAAGTAATTAGAAAATCAAATAAGCTGACTAGCTCATTTTcaacatacaaacaaaatgaaatggaagAAAGTAAACAGACAGCTTTAATACTGAAAGGTAAATTATGtgtataaaattttcagattttcatAATCTGAAGTGGTATTAAAACAGactaaaatatttgctttaaatgTAAGACCTTTAACCCAACGTTTCTTTGTCAATCTTTCATGAGACTTTTACTCTCAGATCACACTGGATTGATCTAACACAGTGTATATGTCTCTAGCTAAAATAtgtttacaaaggaggtcagcattcGCAAGATGTGTTTGAGTTACACATCAAAATGCTCATTTTCACTTTTGGCCCAAAATGCAGCCCCCGGAGAAATATAGGCAGAGTTACATTCATCTGAAATTCTTTCAATGGAAACTCCCACCTTGAAGACGGAGTAGAAACAGGTGATGGCTGGTTGCTCTCAGAAACTCCATTCCCGGGAGAACTATGGTCACTGTCTCCATTGTTACTCCAAGAGATGTTTGCCTCCCCCTCAAATTCTTGTCCAGACATAATTCTTTCAATCTCCTCCTCTGATATCTTTTGGGTAAAAATTACTACATTTAGTGAAACTTATTCCAGCCAAGCACAGAATTAAGCAAGACTGagctgcacatactgctggagcTCTACTGCTACGTTAGCATGGAAAAATTACTAAAACCTAGAATTTTTGAGAGGGGTCTTTTACATGGGAGGAACATTCAAACACACTTAAAATCTTCCATGCTTTTCTTATTGGTTTCCTATTTTTTACTAATgagagatttgtttttaaataaggatTACAGAATTATATGACTGCCCAGTCATAACAGTACAAGCCAAGTGAAGTCAATGTGGTTCTACTTAGGGGAGGAAGTTAGTATAAATGAGGCCAGAATGAGAGTGTAAGGCAGAAAGAGAAAGTTACTGACCTTATAgaaactggaggttctttgagatgcgtggtccctatctgtattccactgagtaCGCATGTGCTCCACGTACCAGGAACTGGAGAATTTAGAAAGGGCATCCATTGGTCCACACATGTGCCCTGGCTCACTTCATGCCTCCGACAGAGGAGATAAAGCACGGGGCAGACCGACCACCTCTGTCTTCTCCACTGCAAATCAGAGAAGTtccgaagcagaggggaaggagggcaggcagtagaagtggaatacagatagagaccacacatctcgaagaagctccagttactataaggtaagtaactttctGTTCTTCGATAGCTGGTCCCTTTGTGCATTCCATtgtgggtgactgacaagcagtactcGAATAGGAAGAGTGTGTTAGGTCAAAGATGGCAGAGCCAAATGAAGGACTGATGTTCCAAAAGATGCAATCAGCAGAGGAGTTCTGTACCAAGAGACAGTGTCAAGCAAATGTATGGACTGAGCTCCATGTAGCTGCCTTACAAATATTAAATGGAGGCACCTCTTGAAGTGACACCATAGATGTTGCTTGCGCTCTTCCCCATGAGGGGAGATCAGACAGCTGACAGAGCAAAATACAGCCAGAGACCCATTCTGAGATTCTTTGAGAGGATATATCCTGACCTCTGACCCTTTCTGCTATGGGATTTCTTGATTGTTTCCCTTCTTTGCAGGTAAAAGGCTAAGACTCGCTGAATGTGAAGGGAATGCTGCCTTTCTTCTGAGGATGTGTGAGGTTTTGAGAAGAACACAGGTAAGTGGATACACTGGTTCAGGTGAAACGCAGAGACTACTCTGGGAATTAATTTAGGGTGTAGACATAATGAAACTCTGTCCTTATGAAATATAGAATAAGGAGGACCTACCATCAATACCCCAAGCTCATCaaccctcctggctgaggtgatgGCTACGAGGAATGCAACCTTCAGGAATAGGACAGACATGGAGCAAGAAGCTAATGGTTCAAAAGGAGGATTAGTTTAGAGAACAAGGTTCAAGCCCCATTGAGCACgaggctttttttgttgttgtttttttaaaacaggcaGAAAGGTTCTGATTGACTAGCAGATTCTGGAAAGGCCTAGAGGGCGTGCAAAGATCAAGCAGCTCTGTGAAGGCAGATGGTATGCACTGATTGCTGCCAAGCGGATCCATAACGAATTGACAGGCAAACCTGCTGTCTTCAAGGAAAAAATATAGTCCAGAATGAATGGAATATCTGTGGCTTCTGGAGAAATAGGCCAAGATAAATGCTTCCCCTTGACTAGGTAACATTTCCTAGTGGAATCCTTCCTATGAGGAAAGACATTCTGCACAGCTTCAGAACATGACTGCTCTAAGGATAACGCCCATCCGAAAACTAGGCTCTGAGGTGAAGCAGCCGTTGGCTGGAATGCCTGATAGTGCCATGCCCTTGAGTCAGGAGACTAGGAAAATATAGGAATGTGATCGGTGCCCAAAATGCCATGGGAAGGAACCAAAACCATCTGGGCCAGTTGGGGGCAATGAGATTAACTCATGCCCTTTCCCGCCAAATCTTGTGCAAAACTCGAGGCAGAGGAGTGGTGATAGAGGGAAGGCATAGTTCAGATGATTGACTATGGAAGTAGCGTTGCCCTGTGAGTGGCAACTCAGGGCTCCTCTAGAACAGTATATGTTGCACTTTCTAGTTTGTTGGAGAGGAACAAGTCCCTGGTGGGGTCCCCTGTGGAGCAAAAATATTGTTTACCACAGAGTCATGGAGCTCCCACTTGTGATCAAATGCAAAGTGTCTGCTGAGAGAGTCCACTAGCACATTCTGGTTTCCTCAGGGGTAGACACTgacagggtaatctgattgccaATGCACCCGTTCCGCAGGCTGACCACTTCTGCACATGGCAAAGGGGAGCGGGCAGGCGGGGCTCACTCCTTGTTTGTTGTTGTAAATACGGCTGTGATGTTGTCTGACACAGAGAGCATGGTGACCCTGAACAAATGGGAGAAAGGTTTTGCAAGATCTTCGAACTGCTTGTAACTCTAGAACACTGATGTGCATCTGGACTCTCAAGATGCCCAGATGACTTGCTCTGTATGGTTGTCCACGTGGACTCTCCAACCCAACAGTGACGCATTGATAATTACTGTCCTGTCTGGTGCACAGGCTACTGCTTATTGAAGACCAGTCTTGGCAACCATTTTCCCTTCATCTATGACAGCC
This genomic window from Chelonia mydas isolate rCheMyd1 chromosome 16, rCheMyd1.pri.v2, whole genome shotgun sequence contains:
- the NR6A1 gene encoding nuclear receptor subfamily 6 group A member 1 isoform X4 is translated as MEDDRVDQRTCLICGDRATGLHYGIISCEGCKGFFKRSICNKRVYRCSRDKNCVMSRKQRNRCQYCRLLKCLQMGMNRKAIREDGMPGGRNKSIGPVQISEEEIERIMSGQEFEGEANISWSNNGDSDHSSPGNGVSESNQPSPVSTPSSSRSVELNGFTALRDQYIGTPVSTHYQYLPHLFNYSAHSALMPPQTRSLDPQSHSLINQLVSAEDLEPLGTPMLIEDGYKVTQAELFALLCRLADELLFRQIAWIKKLPFFCELSIKDYTCLLSSTWQELILLSSLTVYSKQIFGDLADVTSKYSPSDDELHRFSEEGMEVMERLIYLYRKFNQLKVSNEEYACMKAINFLNQDIRGLTNTSQLEQLNKRYWYVCQDFTEYKYPHQPNRFPDLMMCLPEIRYIAGKMVNVPLEQLPLLFKAVLHSCKTSVSKE
- the NR6A1 gene encoding nuclear receptor subfamily 6 group A member 1 isoform X3, which codes for MELEQPGEHPEPRAAAGGKRSPRNGFCRESSTEHDPPPNDRVDQRTCLICGDRATGLHYGIISCEGCKGFFKRSICNKRVYRCSRDKNCVMSRKQRNRCQYCRLLKCLQMGMNRKAIREDGMPGGRNKSIGPVQISEEEIERIMSGQEFEGEANISWSNNGDSDHSSPGNGVSESNQPSPVSTPSSSRSVELNGFTALRDQYIGTPVSTHYQYLPHLFNYSAHSALMPPQTRSLDPQSHSLINQLVSAEDLEPLGTPMLIEDGYKVTQAELFALLCRLADELLFRQIAWIKKLPFFCELSIKDYTCLLSSTWQELILLSSLTVYSKQIFGDLADVTSKYSPSDDELHRFSEEGMEVMERLIYLYRKFNQLKVSNEEYACMKAINFLNQDIRGLTNTSQLEQLNKRYWYVCQDFTEYKYPHQPNRFPDLMMCLPEIRYIAGKMVNVPLEQLPLLFKAVLHSCKTSVSKE
- the NR6A1 gene encoding nuclear receptor subfamily 6 group A member 1 isoform X2, which gives rise to MELEQPGEHPEPRAAAGGKRSPRNGFCRESSTEHDPPPTTDVEQMSFSSPVLPMNSVGNDRVDQRTCLICGDRATGLHYGIISCEGCKGFFKRSICNKRVYRCSRDKNCVMSRKQRNRCQYCRLLKCLQMGMNRKAIREDGMPGGRNKSIGPVQISEEEIERIMSGQEFEGEANISWSNNGDSDHSSPGNGVSESNQPSPVSTPSSRSVELNGFTALRDQYIGTPVSTHYQYLPHLFNYSAHSALMPPQTRSLDPQSHSLINQLVSAEDLEPLGTPMLIEDGYKVTQAELFALLCRLADELLFRQIAWIKKLPFFCELSIKDYTCLLSSTWQELILLSSLTVYSKQIFGDLADVTSKYSPSDDELHRFSEEGMEVMERLIYLYRKFNQLKVSNEEYACMKAINFLNQDIRGLTNTSQLEQLNKRYWYVCQDFTEYKYPHQPNRFPDLMMCLPEIRYIAGKMVNVPLEQLPLLFKAVLHSCKTSVSKE
- the NR6A1 gene encoding nuclear receptor subfamily 6 group A member 1 isoform X5 encodes the protein MELEQPGEHPEPRAAAGGKRSPRNGFCRESSTEHDPPPTTDVEQMSFSSPVLPMNSVGNDRVDQRTCLICGDRATGLHYGIISCEGCKGFFKRSICNKRVYRCSRDKNCVMSRKQRNRCQYCRLLKCLQMGMNRKAIREDGMPGGRNKSIGPVQISEEEIERIMSGQEFEGEANISWSNNGDSDHSSPGNGVSESNQPSPVSTPSSSRSVELNGFTALRDQYIGTPVSTHYQYLPHLFNYSAHSALMPPQTRSLDPQSHSLINQLVSAEDLEPLGTPMLIEDGYKVTQAELFALLCRLADELLFRQIAWIKKLPFFCELSIKDYTCLLSSTWQELILLSSLTVYSKQIFGDLADVTSKYSPSDDELHRFSEEGMEVMERLIYLYRKFNQLKVSNEEYACMKAINFLNQVGVCKFFMWNT